ATCGCCGCACGCTGCTGCGCCGCAGCGCCGACGACAGCGACACCGTCGAGCGCGTCATGGTGGCGAACGCCGACCAGATGCTGATCGTGGTCGCCGCCGCCAATCCCGAGCCGCGGGTGCGGCTCGTCGATCGTTATCTGGTGGCGGCGTACGACGCCGGGATCCGCCCGCTGCTGTGCATCACGAAGACGGATCTCGCCGATCCCGAGCCCTTCCTCGCCTATTTCTCGGCGCTCGAGGTGCCGGTCTTCCGATCGGCGCCCGACGCGTGGCCGCTCGCCGAGATCCGCGAGGCCCTCGCGGGCCGCACCACGGTGTTCGTGGGGCACTCGGGCGTCGGCAAGTCCACCCTCATCAACGAGATCGTGCCCGAGGCCGGCCGTGCGACCGGTCACGTCAACGAGGTGACCGGTCGCGGACGGCACACGTCGTCGTCGTCGGTCGCCTATCGCGCGGAGACGCCCGGCTGCGCGGGCGGCGACACCGGCTGGGTGATCGACACCCCGGGGGTGCGCTCGTTCGGCCTCGGCCACGTGACGCCCGAGGGGATCCTGCGCGGCTTCACCGACCTCGCGGAGATCATCGACGGCTGCCCGCGCGGGTGCACGCACCTCGAGGACGCGCCGGATTGCGAACTCGACGCGGCCGTGGCCGACGGGCGGCTCGACGCCTCGGGCGCAGCACGCGTCGAGTCGCTGCGCCGCCTGCTGAAGTAGCAGCCGATCGCGGGTCAGTGTCAGCGCGACCCGCTAGGCTGAAGACATGACGGAACGCGTGATCCTCGAGCCCGAACAGCCCGCCCCCGATTTCTCGCTCCCCGATCAAGACGGCGTGACCCGCTCGCTCTCCGACTTCCGCGGCGAGAAGGTCGTGCTGTTCTTCATCCCCGAGGCGATGACTCCTGCGTGCACGAAGGAGTCCTGCGAGTTCCAGGAGTCCTCGGCTTCGCTCGCGGCGGCCGGCTATCGCGTGCTGGGGATGTCCCGTGACTCAGTGGAGCGCCTGCGCCGGTTCGCCGATCGCGACGGCCTCGAATACCCGTTCCTCAGCGACCCGGAGGCCGAGGTGCACCGCGCATACGGAGCGTACGGCACGAAGAACAGCTACGGCCGCATCATCGAGGGTGTGATCCGCTCGACCTTCGTGATCGATGAGGAGGGGCGGATCGCCCACGCCCTCTACAACGTGAAGGCCACCGGGCACGTCGCCCGAGTGCGCAAGCTGCTCGGCCTCGAGGGCTGAGCCGGGGCGTTTCGACGCCGTCACCCCGTGCTCATGCGCGGACCTCGCGGCGATCGCGATCGGTAAGACCAGCGCTACTGCTCAGCGGCGGGCGCGACCGCGGGGCGGGCGAGGATCGCGGCGGCGAACCCCGCGAGCGCGAGCGCCACGAGGGCGAAGCCGAGCCACCACGGTCCGATTCCGATCTGCAGGCACCCCGTCCCCGCCGCGAAGAGCAGCACGTGTATGGTGAGCGATGATCCTCGCACCCAGCTCGCCCGCGTTCTCACCGCCCCCGCGAAGGTGACCACGACCCACACCAGCGACAGCGCCGCCATCACGATGAGGCTGAGATTCTGCAGCGGGTTGCCGTCTCCCGTCACGGTTCCGACCACAGTCACCCCCACCACCCACAGCAGCAGCGCCCCCTCCACTGCGAGCAGCGCGCCGAGGGCTTTCCATGCGGCTCGGGAGCGTGGGTGATCAGCGGGTGACGAGGGCATTTCGGATCTCTTTCCATTCAATTGCAAACGAACTATTGATTTGCTTCTACATCCGTGAAACTATATATTCCGTCGAGTTTCGCGCACACCGACGTGAGCATTCTCAGCCACGTTTCAGGTAGTTACGGCGCGGGATCTCTGGCACTTGTCTCCAGTGTATTTTGCGCGCGTGCGTTTACAGATGGAGGACACACATGGATTGGCGCGAGAAGGCTGCTTGCCTCACCGTAGACCCCGAGCTCTTCTTCCCGGTCGGTAACACCGGCCCGGCGGTCGAGCAGATCGAGCGAGCGAAGTCGGTCTGCGCTCGCTGCACGGTGACCGAGATGTGCCTGCAGTACGCGATGGACACCGGTCAGGATTCGGGCGTGTGGGGCGGCCTCAGCGAGGACGAGCGCCGCGCGCTCAAGCGCCGCGCCGCCCGCGCCCGCCGCGCTTCCTGAGCGCACCGCCGCTACGACGAACCCCCGTTCCCTGAACTCGTCGAAGGGAACGGGGGTTCGTCGTATCTCCGCGCGACCGCACCCGCGCGAGAGGCTGAGAACGCATGCCGGATCGGCGATCCGCATGCGTTCCCAACCTTTCGAGGCAGCTCGAGGGTGCGAGCGGCCCCGTTCTCAGTCGGTGCCGGCGTCGAAGGCCGCCGAGAGGCCGAGCGCGTCGCCCTCCTCGTCGATGCCGCCGACCGCGTTCGCGATCTGCGCGGCGCCGCCCTGCTCGAGCTCTCCGACCACGTCCGCGGTCGAGCTGCCCACGAGGCCGAGCGCGGCGTACTGCTCGAGCCGCTGGCGCGAGTCGGCGATGTCGAGGTTGCGCATGGTGAGCTGACCGATGCGGTCCTCGGGTCCGAAGGCAGCACCGACCGTGCGCTCCATCGAGAGCTTCTCGGGGTGGTAGCTCAGGCTCGGGCCGGTGGTGTTGAGGATCGTGTAGTCGTCGCCGCGGCGCAGGCGCAGGGTCACCTCTCCCGTGATCGCGGATCCGACCCAGCGCTGCAGCGATTCGCTGAGCATGAGCGCCTGCGGATCGAACCAGCGACCCTCATACATGAGGCGACCGAGCCTGCGACCCTCGTTGTGGTAGCTGGCGACCGTGTCCTCGTTGTGGATCGCGTTGACGAGGCGCTCGTAGGTGATGTGCAGCAGCGCCATGCCCGGCGCCTCGTAGATGCCGCGCGACTTCGCCTCGATGATGCGGTTCTCGATCTGATCCGAGACGCCGAGGCCGTGGCGGCCGCCGATCGCGTTCGCCTCGTAGACCAGGGCTACCGGATCATCGAACTCGACGCCGTTGATCGCGACCGGGCGACCGGCCTCGAAGCGCACCGAGACCTCCTCGGTGGCGACCTCGACGTCTTCGCGCCACGCGGCGACGCCCATGATGGGCTCGACGATGTCGAGGCCCGTGTCGAGGAACTCGAGCTTCTTGGCCTCGTGCGTGGCGCCCCAGATGTTGGCGTCGGTCGAGTAAGCCTTCTCGGCGGAATCGCGGTAGGGGTAGCCGTGGGCGACGAGCCACTCGCTCATCTCCTGGCGGCCGCCCAGCTCCTCCACGAACTGGCTGTCGAGCCACGGCTTGTAGATGCGCAGCGCGGGGTTGGCCATGAGGCCGTAGCGGTAGAACCGCTCGATGTCATTGCCCTTGTAAGTGGAGCCGTCGCCCCAGATGTCGACGCCGTCCTCCTTCATGGCGCGCACGAGCAGCGTGCCGGTGACGGCGCGGCCGAGCGGAGTCGTGTTGAAGTAGGTCTTGCCTCCCGAGCGCACATTGAACGCGCCGGTCTGCAGAGCCAGGAACCCCTGTTCGACGAGGGGGAGCTTCGCGTCGACGAAGCGGGCGATCTCGGCGCCGTACTCCTTCGCACGCGCGGTGACCCCCTCGAGGTCGGGCTCGTCGTACTGGCCGATGTCGGCGGTGTAGGTGCAGGGCACGGCGCCCTTGTCGCGCATCCACGCCACCGCGCAAGAGGTATCGAGGCCACCGGAGAATGCAATGCCGACGCGTTCGCCGACAGGCAGGGAAGAAAGCACCTTAGACATGGCTTCTATCCTATGGCCTGCCGGAGCCGCCGGAGTGCGCCCCGGCGGCCCGAGGCGTCCCATCGGGCTGACGGATCAGCGCACCGGTGATGCAGCGACACCACATCGCAGACGCAGCGTCAGTCGATCAGCCCGAGCTGCCGTACCGCCTCGCGCTCCGAGACCAGCTCGGCCACCGACTCGGCGATCCGCTGCCGCGAGAACTCATCGATCTCGAGCCCCTCGACGATCTGCCAGGCACCGCCGGAGGAACGCACGGGGAACGACGAGATGAGCCCCTCGGGCACCCCGTACTCCCCGCGAGAGACGACGGCCGCGCTGGTACGGCGCTCCCCCGTGCCGAGCACCCAGTCGCGCACGTGCTCGATGGCCGCGTTCGCGGCCGAAGCGACGGAAGACCCGCCTCTCACCTCGATGATCTCGGCACCGCGCTTCGCCACTCGATCGACATAGGGGCCTCGCGCCCACGCCGGGTCGACGACCTCCAGTGCCGCACGACCGCCGACGGTCGCGTGATTGAGGTCGGGGTACTGCGTGGCCGAGTGGTTGCCCCAGATCGTCACCCCGTCGACATCGGCGACCGGCGCCCCGGCTTCGGCCGCGAGCAGGCCGACCGCGCGATTGTGGTCGAGCCGGGTGAGCGCGGTGAACCGCTCGGCCGGCACGTCGGGGGCGTGCTGCTGGGCGATCAGGGCGTTCGTGTTGGCCGGGTTGCCGACCACGATCACGCGCACGTCGTCGGCCGCCCTAGCGCCGATCGCACGCCCCTGCGGGCCGAAGATGGCGCCGTTCGCCTCGAGCAGGTCGCCGCGCTCCATGCCCGCCGTGCGAGGGCGCGACCCGATGAGCATCGCCACGTTCGCGCCGTCGAAGGCGACGTCCGGGTCGTCGCTGATCTCGACCCCGGCGAGCAGAGGGAAGGCGCAGTCAGAGAGTTCGAGCGCCGCTCCCTCGGCCGCTCTCATCCCCTGCGGAATCTCGAGCAAGCGGAGCGCGACGGGCTGCTCGGGGCCGAGCATGTCGCCGGCCGCGATCCGGAACAGCGCCGCGTAGCCGATCTGCCCACCGGCGCCCGTGAGAGTGACAGTGATCGGAGTCTTCGTCATACTGCGTCCTTTCCGTCGCGCGGCCCGGCCTTCACCGGTTGTCGAAGGTGTACGGGTCGGGTCCGAAATTACGCTGCTCGTCGAGGGCGTCGATGGCGGCCATCTCGGCCTCGCTGAGCTCGAAATCGAAGATGTCGGCGTTCTCGATCATGCGCTCCCGGCGCATCGTCTTCGGGAACACGATCGTGCCGCGCTGCACGTGCCAGCGGAGCACCACCTGCGCACCGGACTTGCCGTGCGCCGAGGCCGCGTCGAGGATCGCGGAGCGCTCGAAGAGGTCGCTCTTGCCCTGCGCGAGCGGCCCCCAGGCCTCGATCGCGATGCCGTGCTCAGCGCAGAACGCCCGCAGCTCGCGGCGCTGGTGCAGGGGGTGCAGCTCGATCTGGTTCGCGGCCGGCACGACCCCGGTCTCGTCGATGATCTGCTGCAGGTGCTCGATCTCGAAGTTCGAGACGCCGATAGCGGAGGCCCGCCCCGACTCGGCGGTCTCGGCGACGCCGCGCCACGCGGCGAGCGCGGTGCCGTGCATGGGCACGGGCCAGTGCACGAGGTACAGATCGACCCGGTCGAGGCCGAGCGCATCGAGGCTGCGCTGGAAGGCGCCCGCCACGTCCTCATGATCGGAGTTCCAGAGCTTCGTCGTGATGAACAGCTCGTCTCGCGGAATGCCGCTCGAAGCGATCGCGCGGCCGACCTCGGCCTCGTTGAAGTACGCCGCGGCGGTGTCGATGTGCCGATAGCCCACCTCGAGCGCTTCGGAGACGATGCGCTCGGTCTCGCCCGGTTCGACGAGGAAGACGCCGAGGCCGAGCTGCGGGATCTCGACGGGATCACCCCCGCTGCGGACTCCGTTCTTCAGGGTGATGTTCGGGATCTGGAGGGCGCTCATTCGGGCTCGCTTTCGCCGAGGGTCGGGTGCGCGCCCCAGTCTATGCCCGGCCGCCGACATTCGCCGTGGGCGCCGTCTCCTCCCAGTCACAACGTGCTCCGATCGCGCCGACCTCCGCAATCGCGCAGCTCCCCTCCCCGTCGCAACCGCACAGATCTGCCCCCGAGCACATCGAAAGCGCGGATTCGATGTGATCCGAGGCGAATCCGTGCCGCCGGGCGACGCCGCACGGGATAATGGAAGCACCATGCCTCAGCCCCCAGTGCGCGTCTCCTTTCCCGAAGAGCTTCCCGTCTCGCAGATGCGCGACGAGATCGAGGCGGCGATCCGCGACCACCAGGTGGTCATCGTCGCCGGCGAGACCGGGTCGGGCAAGACGACCCAGCTGCCGAAGATCGCCCTGGCCCTCGGCCGCGAGCGCATCGCCCACACGCAGCCCCGCCGCATCGCCGCGCGCACGATCGCCGAGCGCATCGCCGAGGAGCTCGGCTCGGAGCTTGGCGGGCTCGTCGGCTACCAGGTGCGATTCACCGACAAGGTCTCGGAGGACACGCGGATCCGCCTCATGACCGACGGCATCCTGCTCAACGCGATCCACCGCGATCGCGACCTTCGCGCCTACGACACCATCATCATCGACGAGGCGCACGAGCGCTCGCTCAACATCGACTTCCTGCTCGGCTACCTCAAGACGCTGCTCCCCCGGCGGCCCGACCTCAAGGTGATCATCACGTCGGCGACGATCGATCCCGAGTCGTTCGCCGAGCACTTCGCCGACGCGAGGACGAAGCAGCCGGCCCCCATCATCGAGGTCTCGGGCCGCACCTACCCGGTGGAGATCCGGTACCGCCCCCTCGTGGAGAGGATCGAGCAGCCCGATCCCAAGGGCGGGGCGCCGCGGGTGCGCACCGTCGAGCGCGATCTCTTCGACGCCATCGGCGAAGCGGTCGACGAGCTGTCTCGGGAGGAGCGCGGCGACGTGCTCGTGTTCCTCAGCGGCGAGGCCGAGATCCGCGACGCGGCCGATGCCCTGCGCGGGCGTCTCGGCTCGAATCGGGCGAAACCTGTCGAGATCCTGCCCCTCTACGGCCGCCTCAGCGCGGCGGAGCAGCACCGGGTCTTCGAGCGCCCGAGCGGCGCGAACGCGGGCGCCCGTCGCATCGTTCTCGCCACCAACGTGGCCGAGACCTCGCTCACGGTGCCCGGCATCCGCTACGTGGTCGATGCCGGCACCGCCCGCATCTCGCGCTACTCGGCGCGCAGCAAGGTGCAGCGGCTGCCCATCGAGGCCGTCTCGCAGGCGAGCGCGAACCAGCGATCGGGCCGTTCGGGGCGCACGAGCCCCGGCATCGCGATCCGGCTCTACTCCGAGGAGGACTTCGAGAGCCGGCCCGAGTTCACCGAGCCCGAGATCCGGCGCACGGGCCTCGCCTCCGTGATCCTGCAGATGCTGTCGCTCGGCCTCGGCGATATCGCGCGCTTCCCGTTCCTCACGCCTCCCGACCAGCGGGGCATCGCCGACGGTCTCGGGCTGCTCGCCGAGCTGGGAGCGGTGCAGCTCGAGGGCAGGGGAACCCGCGCCCGCCCGCGGATCACGAAGATCGGCCGCGAGCTCGCCCGGCTGCCCATCGAGCCGCGCTTCGCCCGCATGGTGGTGGAGGCCCACAAGCACGACGTCGTCCCCGCAGTGCTGGCGATCGTCGCGGGCCTCACGATCCAGGACGTGCGCGAGCGGCCGCAGGAGAAGCGCGCCCAGGCCGACCAGCTGCACGCCCGCTTCGCCGACCCGCAGGGCGACCTCATGACGCTGCTGGGCCTCTGGGAATACCTGCAGGAGCAGCAGCGCGAGCTGTCGTCGAGCGCCTTCCGCCGTCTGTGCAAGGCCGAATACCTCAACTTCCTGCGCGTGCGCGAGTGGATGGACCTCTACCGCCAGCTCGCCCGGATCGCGGGGGTCCGCCGCGCGGATTCCGCGGACGGTTCGGGATCGGGCGAGGCGATCCACCGCTCCATGCTCGCCGGCCTGCTCTCCCAGCTCGGTGTGCGCGATGATCGCCAGGATCGCTCTGCGCCCGCCCGCGGACGGAGCGCTCCCGGCGCGGTCAAGCGGAAGCCCGCCCAGGAGTACGTGGGGTCCCGGGGCACGCGATTCGTGCTCTATCCCGGTTCCGTGCTCGCGAAGAAGCCGCCCGAGGTCGTGATGAGCGTCGAGCTCGTCGAGACCTCGCGGCTGTTCGCCCGGTCCAACGCCGTCGTCGACCCGGCCTGGGCCGAGGAGCTCGCGGGCCCCCTCGCGAAGCGGCAGATCAGCGAGCCCCACTGGGAGAAGAAGCAGGGCGCGGCCGTCGCCTACGAGCGGGTCACGCTCTACGGGGTGCCCATCGTCGACCGCCGCCGGGTGCAGCTCGCCCGCTTCGACCGCGAGCAGGCGCGAGAGCTGTTCATCCGTCACGCCCTGGTCGACGGCGAGTGGGAGATTCCGTCCGGCGGTTCCTTCTTCGCGTTCGACCGGGCGAACCGGCAGCTGCGCAGGGAACTCGAGCAGCTCGAGGAGCGCACCCGGCGCCGCGATCTGGTGAGCGACGACGAGGCCGTCTTCGACTTCTACGACGCCCGCATTCCCGCCGAGGTCGCGTCGACGCGCGACTTCGAGGGGTGGTGGAAGGAGGCGCAGCGCACGCAGCCGAAACTGCTCACCATGCGCCGCGAGGATCTCGTCGAGGGCGAGACGGCCGAGGTCGATGAGAGCGAGTTCCCGCGCCAGTGGCGGCACGGCGATCAGACACTGCGGCTCAAGTACCGCTTCGACCCCTCGGCCGACGACGACGGCGTCACCGTCAACGTGCCGCTGCCGCTGCTGCCGCGACTCGAGGGCTCCGACTTCGAGAAGCTCGTGCCGGGCCTGCGTCAGGAACTCGTGACGGCGCTCATCAAGACGCTGCCGAAGGCCATCCGCAAGCACGTCGTGCCCGCCGCGGATTGGGCGCGCACGCTCCTCGAGACCGTCGAGCCGAAGCTGGACGGCGCCGACTCCGACTCATCGCTGCTCCAACTGCTGGCCGACGAGATCCGCCGTCGCACGGGCGTGACCGTCTCCCCCGGCGATTTCGACCCGTCGCGTCTGCCGGCGCACCTCACGCCGACGTTCCGCGTGGTCGACGGGCGCGGGCGCACTATCGGGTCGGGCAAGGATCTTGCCGCGCTGCAGGCGGCGCACAAGGATCGCGCGACGCAGGGCGTCGCCAAGGTCGCGGCGGCGGCGCTGCCGAAGAGCGATCTCGAGCGCAAGGGCTCGACCGCCTGGGACTTCGGCGAGCTGCCGAGGCACGTCGACACGGCCTACGCGAAGGGGCGGGGATCCGGGGCGGGCGTGGTGCGCGCCTATCCCGCGATCGTGGATCGCCGCACAGGCGTCGATCTGACGCTCGTAGCCGACGAGGCCGAGCAGGTCCGGCTGTCGCGACGCGGGACCCGCCGCCTCGTCGCCCTGAGCTCGCCGTCGCCGGCGAGCTACATCCGCGATCACCTCTCCAATCAGGAGAAGCTGCTGCTCGGCGCCGGGCCGTACCGGTCGCTCGACGCCGCGATCGCAGATGTCTCGCTCGCGGTCGCCGACGGCGTGATCCGCCGTCATTCCCCCGACGGGCTCGTGTGGTCGGAGTCCGCGTTCGAGCGGATCGCGAACGACTACGCGCGATCCCTCATCGACGACATCTACGGCGCGATCGCCCTCACCGCCCGCGTGCTCGACGCGGCGAGGCTCGCGCGCAAGGCGATCGACGGAGCGAAGTCGATCCAGGTGCTGGGTCAGGTGGCTGGGGCCGCGGCCCAGGTGGACGGACTCGTCTACGACGGCTTCGTCTCGCGCACCGGGCTCGCCCAGCTTGCGCGGCTGCCCGTCTATCTGGAGGCGGTGCAGCTGCGCATGCGGGGGCTCGTCGAGAACCCGGGGCGGGATCGGGCCTGGCAGAACGAGGTGGACCGCGCGCTCGCGCTCTTCGAGCAGGCGGGCGGCGCGATCCCGCTGCCCGAGCAGGCCCCCGATCACCTCGTGCGCGTGCGCTGGCTGATCGAGGAGCTGCGCGTGAGCCTGTTCGCGCAGCAGCTGCGCACCGCCGAGCCGGTCTCGCTGCAGCGGATCCAGAAGCTGCTGCGCGAGGGCTGACCCGGCGCCGCTCTCCGCCCCGCCGAGCCCCGCTCCCCACCCCGCCGATCGAGTCGGCCCGTTTGTATCGAGTCCGCCTAGATTTCTTGCGAATTCCATACCGGGTCGATACGAAGGGGACGGCTCGATGAACGGTGGGCGGCCGGAGGCGGTGGTAAACGGTAGGCGCGCGCGGCCGCGTAGAAGCTGTCGAGCGTGCGCAGATCCTCGTGCATCAGCCGGATGACCCGCTTCGGCGTGCTCCCTCGGGCCTTGTCCTCGCGTCTCTTCTCGGCGAGGACCACCTCAGCCGCGGTCTTTCCCCCGCGCAAGCCCTCATCGAGGTACTTCGATCGTCCGTCGATCTCGCATAGGATGTCGAGGTCGTCGAGCCCGAGGTCGAAGTAGCTCACGCTGCCATCGGGGTGAACCACCGGCAC
This DNA window, taken from Leucobacter tenebrionis, encodes the following:
- the rsgA gene encoding ribosome small subunit-dependent GTPase A, which produces MSWLPPDEDDALDGPYAEYADHAVRQRPNPKANRPRTKRRPEHSDAVVGMVTAVDRGRYTTLVERGADPADSQERTVVAARARELRRTPIVIGDRVQLVGDTSGAEGSLARIVGIEDRRTLLRRSADDSDTVERVMVANADQMLIVVAAANPEPRVRLVDRYLVAAYDAGIRPLLCITKTDLADPEPFLAYFSALEVPVFRSAPDAWPLAEIREALAGRTTVFVGHSGVGKSTLINEIVPEAGRATGHVNEVTGRGRHTSSSSVAYRAETPGCAGGDTGWVIDTPGVRSFGLGHVTPEGILRGFTDLAEIIDGCPRGCTHLEDAPDCELDAAVADGRLDASGAARVESLRRLLK
- a CDS encoding peroxiredoxin, giving the protein MTERVILEPEQPAPDFSLPDQDGVTRSLSDFRGEKVVLFFIPEAMTPACTKESCEFQESSASLAAAGYRVLGMSRDSVERLRRFADRDGLEYPFLSDPEAEVHRAYGAYGTKNSYGRIIEGVIRSTFVIDEEGRIAHALYNVKATGHVARVRKLLGLEG
- a CDS encoding WhiB family transcriptional regulator — encoded protein: MDWREKAACLTVDPELFFPVGNTGPAVEQIERAKSVCARCTVTEMCLQYAMDTGQDSGVWGGLSEDERRALKRRAARARRAS
- the argG gene encoding argininosuccinate synthase — protein: MSKVLSSLPVGERVGIAFSGGLDTSCAVAWMRDKGAVPCTYTADIGQYDEPDLEGVTARAKEYGAEIARFVDAKLPLVEQGFLALQTGAFNVRSGGKTYFNTTPLGRAVTGTLLVRAMKEDGVDIWGDGSTYKGNDIERFYRYGLMANPALRIYKPWLDSQFVEELGGRQEMSEWLVAHGYPYRDSAEKAYSTDANIWGATHEAKKLEFLDTGLDIVEPIMGVAAWREDVEVATEEVSVRFEAGRPVAINGVEFDDPVALVYEANAIGGRHGLGVSDQIENRIIEAKSRGIYEAPGMALLHITYERLVNAIHNEDTVASYHNEGRRLGRLMYEGRWFDPQALMLSESLQRWVGSAITGEVTLRLRRGDDYTILNTTGPSLSYHPEKLSMERTVGAAFGPEDRIGQLTMRNLDIADSRQRLEQYAALGLVGSSTADVVGELEQGGAAQIANAVGGIDEEGDALGLSAAFDAGTD
- a CDS encoding malate dehydrogenase, giving the protein MTKTPITVTLTGAGGQIGYAALFRIAAGDMLGPEQPVALRLLEIPQGMRAAEGAALELSDCAFPLLAGVEISDDPDVAFDGANVAMLIGSRPRTAGMERGDLLEANGAIFGPQGRAIGARAADDVRVIVVGNPANTNALIAQQHAPDVPAERFTALTRLDHNRAVGLLAAEAGAPVADVDGVTIWGNHSATQYPDLNHATVGGRAALEVVDPAWARGPYVDRVAKRGAEIIEVRGGSSVASAANAAIEHVRDWVLGTGERRTSAAVVSRGEYGVPEGLISSFPVRSSGGAWQIVEGLEIDEFSRQRIAESVAELVSEREAVRQLGLID
- a CDS encoding aldo/keto reductase, which codes for MSALQIPNITLKNGVRSGGDPVEIPQLGLGVFLVEPGETERIVSEALEVGYRHIDTAAAYFNEAEVGRAIASSGIPRDELFITTKLWNSDHEDVAGAFQRSLDALGLDRVDLYLVHWPVPMHGTALAAWRGVAETAESGRASAIGVSNFEIEHLQQIIDETGVVPAANQIELHPLHQRRELRAFCAEHGIAIEAWGPLAQGKSDLFERSAILDAASAHGKSGAQVVLRWHVQRGTIVFPKTMRRERMIENADIFDFELSEAEMAAIDALDEQRNFGPDPYTFDNR
- the hrpA gene encoding ATP-dependent RNA helicase HrpA → MPQPPVRVSFPEELPVSQMRDEIEAAIRDHQVVIVAGETGSGKTTQLPKIALALGRERIAHTQPRRIAARTIAERIAEELGSELGGLVGYQVRFTDKVSEDTRIRLMTDGILLNAIHRDRDLRAYDTIIIDEAHERSLNIDFLLGYLKTLLPRRPDLKVIITSATIDPESFAEHFADARTKQPAPIIEVSGRTYPVEIRYRPLVERIEQPDPKGGAPRVRTVERDLFDAIGEAVDELSREERGDVLVFLSGEAEIRDAADALRGRLGSNRAKPVEILPLYGRLSAAEQHRVFERPSGANAGARRIVLATNVAETSLTVPGIRYVVDAGTARISRYSARSKVQRLPIEAVSQASANQRSGRSGRTSPGIAIRLYSEEDFESRPEFTEPEIRRTGLASVILQMLSLGLGDIARFPFLTPPDQRGIADGLGLLAELGAVQLEGRGTRARPRITKIGRELARLPIEPRFARMVVEAHKHDVVPAVLAIVAGLTIQDVRERPQEKRAQADQLHARFADPQGDLMTLLGLWEYLQEQQRELSSSAFRRLCKAEYLNFLRVREWMDLYRQLARIAGVRRADSADGSGSGEAIHRSMLAGLLSQLGVRDDRQDRSAPARGRSAPGAVKRKPAQEYVGSRGTRFVLYPGSVLAKKPPEVVMSVELVETSRLFARSNAVVDPAWAEELAGPLAKRQISEPHWEKKQGAAVAYERVTLYGVPIVDRRRVQLARFDREQARELFIRHALVDGEWEIPSGGSFFAFDRANRQLRRELEQLEERTRRRDLVSDDEAVFDFYDARIPAEVASTRDFEGWWKEAQRTQPKLLTMRREDLVEGETAEVDESEFPRQWRHGDQTLRLKYRFDPSADDDGVTVNVPLPLLPRLEGSDFEKLVPGLRQELVTALIKTLPKAIRKHVVPAADWARTLLETVEPKLDGADSDSSLLQLLADEIRRRTGVTVSPGDFDPSRLPAHLTPTFRVVDGRGRTIGSGKDLAALQAAHKDRATQGVAKVAAAALPKSDLERKGSTAWDFGELPRHVDTAYAKGRGSGAGVVRAYPAIVDRRTGVDLTLVADEAEQVRLSRRGTRRLVALSSPSPASYIRDHLSNQEKLLLGAGPYRSLDAAIADVSLAVADGVIRRHSPDGLVWSESAFERIANDYARSLIDDIYGAIALTARVLDAARLARKAIDGAKSIQVLGQVAGAAAQVDGLVYDGFVSRTGLAQLARLPVYLEAVQLRMRGLVENPGRDRAWQNEVDRALALFEQAGGAIPLPEQAPDHLVRVRWLIEELRVSLFAQQLRTAEPVSLQRIQKLLREG